The following proteins are co-located in the Leptolyngbya sp. 'hensonii' genome:
- a CDS encoding trypco2 family protein, with translation MNDDVGRIGLEETIAALRQELIASIVASQGEGLRFEVGEVTVEFHVEVERSADAKGGIKFWVVELGGSGGTKDKSIHKVTIPLKPLRRDGKPVLTGSDQVPM, from the coding sequence ATGAACGATGATGTGGGGCGAATTGGATTAGAAGAGACGATCGCGGCATTGCGGCAGGAATTGATAGCGTCCATCGTTGCCTCTCAAGGTGAGGGGCTGCGTTTTGAAGTCGGAGAGGTGACAGTGGAATTTCATGTCGAAGTAGAACGCAGCGCAGATGCGAAAGGCGGAATCAAGTTTTGGGTAGTTGAACTGGGTGGCAGTGGTGGAACGAAAGACAAGTCCATTCATAAAGTGACTATCCCCCTCAAACCTCTTAGACGGGACGGAAAACCTGTGTTGACAGGCAGTGACCAGGTGCCCATGTAG